From the Candidatus Bathyarchaeota archaeon genome, one window contains:
- a CDS encoding PKD domain-containing protein: MGRNTVYFKKQHQLFLVATLLFLLISANYASLIPSATAETLTPEEQKGLSILSNVMSLDVGKYAVTLKEYSQNYSVDYLSSFSQKTVGFNLNSSTSKLNVLCSFANGNLHMIQVLENEGSPSMSKTLLNNNAGELAKDFLSNYQAYTNDPVYGALSIMLDSVDGNKNLTQTSDNSQLEVSAISGYSAFKWEFMSNGVVAPSKFIGIGFANGSLTYFIDNWSIYQVENTDVNLSEKEAIAIALQAAKSHSWSFELDKDAFDMKNFNESNVRWVSLIFDSSEGATNTRSADSLKLYPVWRVAVALNRWYENLYGVEVDIWADTKEVRSVEEAWSTLTPQDLMQSENLVEMSQTRGSDLTDNHGVTLSSLGMLSSLSFVFAFMLITGTIIWIIIKKNLTLGLHKRLQKTKATTAMKRRLPQLITSLLIGFLIVSSLNVSMQTPMVEATTPTGGAVVWGSESIGAYNPSLGYSLRKNNTEVEAQKQVASHIAGCFNACGYVSYNHQGNNSSGSLKESIMANLTTFLSLYDKLAVVDFDHGVGLSFNNTSNSTEFHFMFEDNNGTKIGQQFPLSTFIENGVFDMDIYNLTSWGEVTFAFINTCMSANYNNLNGIITLEDNASSITQGILNPNDPPSQWRARSMPFAWTHRTVANMSDQTQWVGIAYNMSADGYAHPDGGPQVYIGFPFGSASLTQKIPYENGTQSYDVWVRSFFSKALNTQYPMTVTQALDSASILYCGTYFGNSDLRKGFGAYWWEENKTDIAYDGSTMAVYGNGDIFIQNPAPITPAPVPAPTLQCLTSPTWVDTRLSFDAGTVSPENDIYYTFDWGDNTPRFTTGPNASGVSGLGEHTYGFPGQYNVTVCAVDSEGNHSVWSTPLMINVENLPLNNTAPSTPILDGPLSGYVNTTYVFSANATDPEGNDIRYTFNWDDGTGQITIGPLPSEETVYAIHNWTSAGQFAVTVKATDIVGASSNWSDPLVINIQELPLPPQQRLNIIDSGSSGTTDPPSGIYYYNHGSQVQVRAIPSDGCTFLHWIYDGATYCENPITITLDTVGIMHNLCPVFYQPPTYYPLYFSASDNQDGVVTPDVYLDGEYMGTMSNQVFYVLPGTHTLQVSVPDGLSFQNWTSSDGYTYYSNPIGIYVGGSAQYWNAHFIRTLPQPVAITGPISSLTETTSNGNQRKTFYANDHFWTFYTTSDHLHCISSTDGVTWSDVVGVSVTVSFGYNFDVHYDGTNIHLVWTSPGGYGSNPPPGLYYKRGTPNSDGTMNWGAQQTVCSPTSGVLNYKPSITVDSNGFPWIAYQKVQYEPSVPGYAETVYVTKSSLNNGIWSTADGFPYQLTTPNGGDTPTVLPLSTGKTLVLYGGRGQSDPICAQRWDGSNWSASVATPISAISSKSYSAVAQGDDAQLIYVTSTNNSIVHVTYNYTTHSFSPETIIQSSVGSLKFPVLAKTDADDLYAFWAGSPYPNHIYFKKYTKTTGTWDANQTDWIYDQYLTNTYHLLTCSQQNNFGKIGLLYLTNCVKFDYLNAPTTYPLCMLEVDYSPGGTTNLPPNTYTYEPSTPVLVTATSNPGFSFDHWLLDSEDAGNNSTILITMDSNHSLVPIFTLSSAIGRVQGSFRGTATGTATSINVTLTNQPISGNVLVAVVGAWAGGYQAQSITSISQTGVNWSRQVSSSSTNIVSEIWLGTVGADASTSITINLENQICYYGDCLLGIADVCEYEGVSLFDPLDKSAIRHGTSSDDGGDGYGYEYTGTTETTSQTDELWIGGIFSFLNGPMYASSNTGNGFTLFDGLSTGKVSCLGYLEKIVSSTGQAHSGVKDVEFTNYYGCIATFKAGTNCTLTITSGAGGTTNPQPGTYSYEQGSNVQVMASNSSGFHFDYWNIDGQILYDNPIIVTMDSNHTLQAYFAEQQTAVVFQDGFESGNFSAWSSYNGTPTIVSSPVNEGTYAANATGPDSYWLLNLEGQDSTIFFAGYVQFPQLQSNDETTYCMVIADEEYTCSVWAGSYVYGNYSYWLLSCDDEYLSTSANIQTNHWYFMEIEYNTNGSINMWIDGILVASATGQSLPNNAATALAGNPWSGTHPGFISYGDNYTIGTRYIPYI; the protein is encoded by the coding sequence GTGGGTAGGAACACTGTATATTTCAAGAAACAACATCAACTCTTTTTAGTTGCAACATTGTTATTCCTGCTAATTTCGGCTAATTATGCCTCTTTGATCCCTAGTGCTACTGCGGAAACGCTTACCCCTGAGGAGCAAAAAGGTTTGTCTATTCTTAGCAATGTGATGAGCCTTGATGTTGGAAAATACGCCGTGACCCTAAAAGAGTATTCACAAAACTACTCTGTTGATTATCTTAGTTCTTTCTCTCAAAAGACTGTAGGTTTTAACCTAAATTCTAGCACGAGTAAGCTTAATGTTCTTTGTTCTTTTGCGAACGGGAATTTGCATATGATTCAGGTGCTTGAAAATGAGGGATCGCCAAGCATGAGCAAGACGCTACTAAACAATAATGCTGGTGAACTGGCTAAAGACTTTCTTAGTAACTACCAAGCATACACCAATGACCCAGTTTATGGGGCTTTAAGTATAATGCTTGATAGTGTAGACGGTAACAAGAACCTTACTCAAACTTCAGATAACTCACAGCTTGAAGTATCTGCTATCAGCGGTTACAGTGCTTTCAAATGGGAATTCATGTCTAACGGAGTGGTTGCTCCAAGCAAGTTCATAGGCATAGGCTTCGCTAATGGGTCCCTTACATATTTTATTGATAATTGGAGTATTTACCAGGTCGAAAACACAGATGTGAACCTTTCTGAAAAAGAAGCTATAGCTATAGCTCTCCAAGCAGCTAAGTCTCATTCTTGGAGCTTTGAGTTAGACAAAGATGCTTTTGATATGAAGAACTTCAACGAGTCAAACGTACGCTGGGTTTCTTTGATTTTTGACAGCTCCGAGGGGGCAACTAATACCCGTTCTGCTGATTCTCTGAAGCTCTATCCAGTTTGGCGTGTTGCCGTTGCTCTAAACAGATGGTACGAGAATTTATACGGTGTAGAGGTTGATATCTGGGCTGATACAAAAGAAGTGAGGAGTGTTGAAGAGGCTTGGTCAACGCTGACTCCACAGGATCTAATGCAGTCAGAAAACTTAGTCGAAATGTCACAAACAAGAGGTTCTGATTTAACCGATAACCACGGTGTTACTTTGTCTTCACTTGGTATGTTGTCAAGTTTGTCTTTCGTATTCGCATTTATGTTGATTACTGGAACAATAATTTGGATCATTATAAAGAAAAACTTGACTCTTGGTCTTCACAAGCGTCTCCAAAAAACCAAAGCCACGACCGCAATGAAGAGGCGTCTTCCCCAATTAATTACAAGTTTATTGATTGGCTTTTTAATCGTCTCTTCCTTGAACGTTTCTATGCAGACTCCAATGGTTGAAGCAACCACTCCAACTGGAGGTGCTGTAGTTTGGGGGTCGGAAAGCATTGGCGCATACAACCCATCGCTTGGTTATAGTCTCCGGAAAAATAATACGGAAGTGGAAGCTCAAAAACAAGTGGCTTCACATATTGCAGGTTGTTTTAACGCTTGTGGGTATGTTTCTTATAATCACCAAGGAAACAACAGTAGTGGCTCTCTAAAAGAAAGCATCATGGCTAACTTGACGACGTTTCTATCGCTTTATGATAAGCTAGCAGTTGTTGATTTTGACCATGGCGTAGGCTTATCGTTCAATAATACGTCAAATAGTACAGAATTTCATTTTATGTTCGAAGATAATAATGGAACAAAAATTGGTCAACAATTTCCTTTATCAACCTTTATTGAAAACGGCGTTTTCGACATGGATATCTACAATCTTACCTCATGGGGAGAAGTTACCTTTGCCTTTATTAACACTTGTATGTCTGCGAACTACAACAATCTAAATGGCATAATTACACTAGAAGATAATGCTAGTTCAATTACGCAAGGCATACTCAACCCGAATGACCCCCCGAGTCAATGGCGCGCACGAAGTATGCCTTTTGCTTGGACCCACCGTACAGTAGCTAACATGAGCGATCAAACGCAATGGGTTGGTATTGCATACAACATGAGTGCTGATGGTTATGCCCATCCAGATGGGGGACCTCAAGTGTACATAGGCTTTCCATTTGGTTCTGCGTCTTTGACACAAAAAATACCCTACGAGAATGGTACCCAGTCATATGACGTTTGGGTACGGTCATTCTTTTCAAAGGCATTGAACACTCAGTATCCCATGACTGTGACTCAAGCGTTAGATAGTGCTTCAATATTATATTGCGGCACATATTTTGGGAATTCAGATCTGCGGAAAGGGTTTGGTGCTTACTGGTGGGAGGAGAATAAGACTGATATCGCGTATGACGGATCCACTATGGCGGTTTATGGCAATGGCGATATTTTCATTCAGAATCCTGCGCCTATCACTCCTGCACCCGTTCCAGCACCAACACTTCAATGCCTTACATCGCCCACATGGGTTGATACCCGCTTATCATTCGATGCGGGTACTGTTTCTCCAGAAAATGATATCTATTACACTTTTGATTGGGGCGATAACACTCCTCGATTCACCACAGGACCAAACGCCAGCGGAGTCTCTGGCTTGGGGGAACATACATATGGTTTCCCAGGACAGTATAATGTTACTGTGTGTGCTGTGGATTCAGAAGGAAACCATAGTGTTTGGTCAACCCCTCTTATGATTAATGTTGAAAATCTACCACTAAACAATACTGCACCCAGTACACCTATCCTTGACGGTCCTTTGTCTGGATACGTCAATACTACCTATGTCTTCAGTGCGAATGCAACAGACCCAGAAGGTAACGACATACGTTACACGTTTAACTGGGATGATGGCACAGGGCAGATCACGATAGGTCCCCTTCCAAGTGAAGAGACAGTGTACGCGATACATAACTGGACGTCCGCAGGTCAATTTGCAGTAACAGTTAAAGCTACAGACATTGTAGGCGCATCAAGTAACTGGTCTGATCCTCTGGTAATAAATATTCAAGAGCTACCTCTACCACCTCAACAACGGCTAAATATTATTGATTCTGGCTCGTCGGGAACTACAGACCCGCCTTCAGGCATATATTACTATAATCATGGTTCTCAAGTGCAAGTTAGAGCCATTCCCAGCGACGGCTGCACTTTTTTACATTGGATATACGATGGTGCCACTTATTGTGAGAACCCCATAACAATCACCTTAGATACCGTCGGAATAATGCACAACCTATGCCCCGTATTTTACCAACCCCCAACATACTACCCATTATACTTTAGTGCCTCGGATAACCAAGATGGAGTTGTAACACCCGATGTTTATCTAGACGGGGAATACATGGGAACTATGTCTAACCAAGTTTTCTACGTATTACCTGGGACTCACACGTTACAGGTAAGCGTCCCCGATGGGTTATCTTTCCAAAACTGGACCTCTAGCGATGGTTATACCTACTACAGTAACCCAATTGGAATATACGTCGGCGGTAGCGCCCAATACTGGAACGCTCATTTCATCCGTACATTACCTCAACCCGTTGCTATAACTGGACCCATAAGCTCTCTTACAGAGACCACTTCAAACGGTAATCAACGAAAAACTTTCTATGCTAATGACCATTTTTGGACCTTTTATACAACTAGTGACCATTTACATTGTATATCATCAACGGATGGCGTAACTTGGTCAGACGTTGTTGGTGTATCTGTAACCGTATCATTTGGATACAATTTTGATGTACATTATGACGGAACCAATATTCATCTTGTTTGGACATCACCTGGTGGTTACGGTAGTAATCCTCCCCCTGGACTTTATTATAAAAGAGGAACACCAAACTCCGATGGCACAATGAACTGGGGTGCTCAACAAACTGTTTGTTCGCCCACATCAGGCGTTCTAAATTACAAGCCGTCGATTACCGTCGATAGTAATGGTTTTCCTTGGATTGCTTATCAAAAAGTTCAATATGAGCCATCAGTACCCGGTTACGCTGAAACAGTATATGTCACGAAATCTTCACTAAACAATGGAATATGGTCAACAGCCGACGGCTTCCCATATCAATTAACCACGCCTAACGGCGGAGATACTCCAACTGTTCTTCCCTTATCCACAGGAAAAACGTTAGTTCTATACGGCGGCAGAGGTCAAAGTGACCCTATTTGTGCTCAAAGATGGGACGGCTCAAATTGGAGTGCTTCAGTGGCGACTCCCATTAGCGCAATTTCTTCAAAAAGCTATTCAGCAGTTGCACAAGGCGATGACGCACAACTAATCTATGTTACATCGACCAATAACTCAATTGTGCATGTGACTTACAATTACACAACCCACTCTTTCAGCCCTGAAACGATTATTCAATCTAGCGTCGGGTCTTTGAAATTTCCAGTTTTAGCCAAAACTGACGCTGATGATCTATACGCATTCTGGGCAGGCAGTCCATATCCTAACCACATTTACTTCAAAAAATATACAAAAACAACAGGAACATGGGATGCCAACCAAACGGACTGGATATATGATCAATACTTAACCAATACCTATCATCTGTTAACGTGTTCCCAACAAAACAATTTCGGGAAAATCGGGTTATTATATCTTACAAACTGTGTTAAGTTTGATTATCTAAATGCACCTACAACATATCCGCTCTGCATGTTAGAGGTTGACTATTCCCCCGGAGGAACAACAAATCTTCCGCCAAACACATACACTTATGAGCCAAGTACACCTGTTCTGGTTACTGCAACTTCCAATCCTGGTTTTAGCTTTGACCATTGGCTTTTGGACAGCGAAGACGCAGGAAATAACTCAACAATACTAATCACAATGGACAGCAACCACTCATTGGTTCCCATATTCACGTTATCCAGTGCAATAGGGCGTGTTCAAGGTAGTTTTAGAGGCACTGCAACTGGTACCGCTACCTCTATTAACGTTACATTAACAAATCAGCCAATAAGCGGGAACGTACTTGTCGCTGTAGTTGGTGCATGGGCTGGTGGTTACCAAGCTCAATCTATTACAAGTATAAGTCAAACAGGTGTTAATTGGAGTAGACAGGTATCAAGTAGTTCCACGAATATAGTTAGCGAAATATGGCTCGGTACAGTCGGGGCAGATGCTTCTACGTCAATTACAATTAATCTTGAAAACCAAATCTGCTACTATGGTGACTGCCTTTTGGGTATTGCAGATGTGTGCGAATACGAAGGTGTTTCTCTCTTTGATCCGTTAGACAAAAGTGCCATACGTCATGGCACCTCTTCTGACGATGGTGGTGATGGCTACGGTTATGAATATACAGGTACCACTGAAACAACCTCTCAAACGGATGAATTGTGGATTGGAGGAATTTTCTCATTTCTCAACGGTCCAATGTATGCGAGCAGCAATACCGGAAACGGCTTCACTTTATTTGACGGCTTAAGCACAGGAAAAGTTTCTTGTCTGGGGTATCTTGAAAAAATAGTTTCTTCAACTGGACAAGCGCATTCAGGAGTAAAAGACGTGGAGTTCACCAATTATTATGGCTGTATTGCGACATTTAAAGCAGGTACAAACTGTACTTTGACAATTACAAGCGGCGCTGGAGGTACCACGAACCCGCAGCCGGGTACTTACTCCTATGAACAAGGCAGCAATGTTCAAGTGATGGCATCCAATAGTAGCGGTTTCCATTTTGACTACTGGAACATAGATGGGCAAATCCTCTACGATAACCCCATAATAGTTACAATGGACAGCAACCACACTTTACAAGCCTATTTTGCGGAACAACAAACCGCTGTTGTATTCCAAGATGGATTTGAGAGCGGCAACTTTAGTGCATGGTCAAGTTACAACGGCACACCTACAATAGTCTCTTCACCGGTTAATGAAGGCACATATGCTGCAAATGCTACTGGTCCGGATTCTTATTGGCTGTTAAATCTCGAAGGTCAGGATAGTACGATCTTTTTTGCGGGTTATGTCCAATTTCCTCAGTTGCAGTCTAACGATGAAACCACTTATTGTATGGTCATTGCTGACGAAGAATACACTTGTAGTGTTTGGGCTGGTTCGTACGTCTACGGAAACTACAGCTACTGGCTTCTATCTTGCGATGATGAATACCTTTCTACATCCGCTAATATTCAGACCAACCACTGGTATTTCATGGAAATAGAGTATAACACCAACGGGTCCATCAACATGTGGATAGATGGTATACTTGTTGCCTCGGCTACGGGTCAGAGCTTACCAAATAACGCGGCTACGGCACTGGCTGGCAATCCATGGAGCGGTACACACCCGGGATTCATCAGCTACGGCGATAACTACACAATAGGTACACGTTACATACCCTATATCTGA
- a CDS encoding plasma-membrane proton-efflux P-type ATPase gives MVCRLEGLLLGLSASNQASEEETPFEKYARTGLSSEEVEKTLQYFGTNEIPEKKVSPIRKFLSYFWGPIPWMIEAAAGLSVAIQHWEDFAIIFTLLVVNAVVGFWQEHKADNAIAMLQKRLAPNARVLRDGVWKEIPAKQLVPGDVVRVRLGDTVPADIKLMNGDYLLLDESALTGESLPVEKHISDIAFSGSIVRQGEMNASVVGTGITTFFGKTAKLVEEAKTGSHFQKAVLKIGNYLIALAAVMVSTVLVVTLLRSANPLEILQFALVLVVAAIPVALPAVLTVTMAVGAIALAKKEAIVSKLVAIEEMAGVDVLCSDKTGTITKNELTVVTVEAFGDYTVEDTLLFGALASREENNDPIDDAVLAKAKENKKVAQTIAAYKVLDFKPFDPVSKRTEANIQTANATAIKVSKGAPQIFLSLTPDAEMEEKITEVVNSFASKGYRALAVAKSEAEGKWRYIGLLAVYDPPREDSAQTIKTAQDLGINVKMVTGDHIAVSKEISREVNLGSNVLHASEFVEKTGDEVSELVDKADGFAQVFPEHKYRIVQLLQERGHIVGMTGDGVNDAPALKKADAGIAVAGATDAAKSAADVVLTKMGLSVIIDTIEESRKIFQRMNNYAIYRIAETVRVLIFLTLAILVFDVYPLTAVMIIILALLNDLPIMMIAYDKVKIQQNPVRWNMHSVLRIASLLGTTGVISSFVLFLIGTYTLNLDPAMLQTLIFLKMTVGGHMTIYLARTGTNHFWERPFPAKSLFFTAEITQVIGTLIAVYGIFMTPLGWELAALVWGYALLSFAITDILKTSLLKHNQHQTSTQTTKPHHTPNP, from the coding sequence GTGGTTTGTAGATTAGAAGGCTTATTATTGGGTTTATCCGCATCTAACCAGGCTTCTGAAGAAGAAACCCCATTTGAAAAATATGCTAGAACGGGGCTATCCTCCGAAGAAGTAGAAAAAACATTACAATACTTTGGCACCAACGAAATTCCAGAAAAGAAAGTCAGTCCCATACGCAAGTTTTTGAGCTACTTTTGGGGACCAATTCCATGGATGATTGAGGCGGCAGCTGGACTCTCAGTTGCTATTCAGCATTGGGAAGATTTTGCAATTATATTCACGTTGCTTGTAGTAAATGCTGTGGTGGGTTTTTGGCAAGAACACAAAGCAGACAACGCCATAGCCATGCTTCAAAAAAGACTAGCCCCTAACGCACGTGTACTGCGCGATGGCGTTTGGAAAGAAATCCCGGCAAAACAACTGGTACCAGGAGATGTTGTTAGGGTTCGTTTAGGCGATACAGTTCCTGCTGATATTAAACTCATGAATGGCGATTACCTGCTTTTGGATGAATCTGCATTAACAGGAGAATCGCTGCCCGTTGAAAAACACATCTCTGACATTGCTTTTTCAGGGTCAATTGTTCGCCAAGGTGAAATGAACGCGTCAGTTGTAGGAACAGGCATAACCACCTTCTTTGGCAAAACCGCAAAACTAGTAGAAGAAGCCAAAACGGGAAGCCACTTCCAAAAAGCAGTTCTAAAAATCGGCAACTACCTAATCGCGCTGGCTGCAGTAATGGTTTCAACGGTGCTAGTTGTTACCCTTTTGCGTTCTGCAAATCCGTTGGAAATTTTGCAGTTTGCATTGGTTTTGGTTGTCGCCGCCATTCCAGTTGCGTTGCCAGCCGTTTTAACGGTGACCATGGCTGTTGGCGCTATTGCTCTTGCCAAAAAAGAAGCCATTGTGAGCAAGCTAGTTGCGATTGAAGAGATGGCGGGGGTTGATGTTTTATGCTCCGACAAGACGGGAACGATTACGAAAAATGAATTGACCGTTGTTACTGTGGAGGCTTTTGGCGATTACACAGTAGAAGATACGCTGCTGTTTGGCGCGTTGGCATCTAGAGAAGAAAACAATGACCCGATTGATGACGCTGTTTTGGCTAAAGCAAAAGAAAACAAAAAAGTTGCCCAAACAATTGCAGCTTATAAGGTGCTTGATTTTAAGCCCTTTGACCCTGTTTCAAAACGAACCGAAGCAAATATCCAAACAGCTAACGCCACAGCAATTAAGGTGTCCAAGGGGGCGCCCCAAATTTTCCTGTCCCTAACGCCCGATGCAGAAATGGAAGAAAAGATTACGGAGGTTGTGAACTCTTTTGCAAGTAAGGGTTATCGGGCATTGGCTGTGGCTAAATCTGAAGCAGAAGGCAAATGGCGCTATATCGGTTTGCTCGCAGTTTATGACCCCCCACGCGAAGATTCTGCTCAGACCATAAAAACGGCTCAGGACCTGGGAATCAACGTCAAAATGGTAACAGGCGACCACATAGCCGTATCAAAAGAAATCTCTCGAGAAGTAAATCTTGGCTCCAATGTTCTTCACGCTTCAGAGTTCGTGGAAAAAACAGGAGATGAAGTCTCTGAGCTTGTGGATAAAGCAGACGGGTTTGCACAGGTCTTCCCCGAACACAAATACCGCATCGTACAACTACTCCAAGAACGCGGACACATAGTAGGCATGACAGGAGACGGCGTAAACGACGCACCCGCACTAAAAAAAGCCGACGCAGGAATCGCAGTTGCAGGAGCCACGGACGCGGCAAAGTCCGCAGCAGATGTTGTCCTCACCAAAATGGGGCTCTCGGTTATAATTGACACCATAGAAGAGAGCCGAAAGATTTTCCAGCGCATGAACAACTATGCAATTTACCGAATTGCCGAAACCGTTCGTGTACTGATTTTCTTGACGCTGGCTATTCTTGTCTTTGACGTCTATCCCCTAACGGCGGTTATGATAATTATTTTGGCGCTGCTAAACGATTTGCCTATCATGATGATTGCCTACGACAAGGTAAAGATTCAGCAAAACCCCGTTCGCTGGAACATGCACAGCGTACTTAGAATAGCATCACTTCTGGGAACTACAGGAGTAATCTCAAGCTTTGTCCTTTTCCTAATAGGCACCTACACCCTAAACCTAGACCCCGCTATGCTACAGACACTAATATTCCTCAAAATGACCGTAGGAGGACACATGACCATCTACCTCGCACGCACAGGCACAAACCACTTCTGGGAACGCCCCTTCCCCGCCAAATCCCTATTCTTCACCGCAGAAATAACCCAAGTCATAGGCACCCTCATAGCAGTCTACGGCATATTCATGACCCCCCTCGGATGGGAACTAGCCGCCCTCGTATGGGGATACGCACTACTCAGCTTCGCCATAACCGACATACTAAAAACAAGCCTCCTCAAACACAACCAACACCAAACATCCACCCAAACAACCAAACCACACCACACCCCCAACCCGTAA
- a CDS encoding CBS domain-containing protein, with protein sequence MVTVESLMTKKPLTIDGEKTVFEAAQLMSRKEVGDIIVVDMEMPVGIVTERDFVRRIIAKGRSVDMKVSDIMSKPLITIEPSASIKDAARKMGEHKIRRLPVMKTHKLVGIIVASDLTRHVGKKTFTEGLLDAIWRHPLR encoded by the coding sequence ATGGTAACTGTAGAAAGTCTCATGACTAAAAAACCCTTAACCATCGACGGAGAAAAAACTGTTTTTGAAGCAGCACAGCTCATGAGCAGAAAAGAAGTCGGTGACATCATTGTGGTAGATATGGAAATGCCCGTTGGCATAGTCACTGAACGCGATTTTGTAAGAAGAATAATAGCCAAGGGGCGCTCAGTAGATATGAAAGTTTCAGATATAATGTCAAAACCTCTAATCACCATTGAACCCAGTGCTTCAATTAAAGACGCCGCAAGAAAAATGGGCGAACACAAAATCAGGCGACTTCCAGTCATGAAAACCCACAAACTCGTAGGCATAATCGTCGCCTCTGACCTAACACGGCATGTAGGCAAAAAAACCTTCACCGAAGGCCTTCTCGACGCAATATGGCGCCACCCCCTACGATAA
- a CDS encoding GNAT family N-acetyltransferase has translation MSCTERLELFWRDLVLGLSLSKKREGTIFVCYPQIPLYALNHAAGVDPEANTQVLLEEVEEYFRLKGMSYACFRVSPLTPNSFVSLLQQAGFEPKGEQAVMVLQTKTLPKETDNGFTVKRVTTDAEIEVFNNLLVSIFQMPPEWKSGFDDFTRDCLQNGWTFYLSYLQEKPVGTCALFSSKGIGGIFDVGTLITCRNRGIGTALTIQALKDSIAKGNKIHTLQTEKNSNAQKLYEKLGFTTDHTVQYYTKDPPPKQATK, from the coding sequence TTGAGCTGTACTGAGCGTTTGGAGTTGTTTTGGCGTGACCTTGTTTTAGGATTATCTCTATCTAAAAAACGTGAAGGCACCATATTTGTTTGCTATCCCCAAATTCCGTTGTATGCGCTAAATCATGCAGCTGGAGTTGACCCCGAAGCGAACACGCAGGTGCTGCTTGAAGAAGTGGAAGAGTATTTCCGCTTGAAGGGCATGTCGTATGCATGTTTTAGGGTTTCACCGCTAACCCCCAACTCATTTGTTTCTCTTCTCCAACAAGCAGGGTTTGAACCAAAAGGCGAACAAGCCGTCATGGTACTCCAAACCAAAACCTTGCCCAAGGAAACAGACAACGGCTTTACCGTAAAAAGGGTAACCACGGACGCGGAAATTGAAGTTTTCAACAATTTGCTGGTTTCAATTTTCCAGATGCCCCCAGAATGGAAAAGCGGGTTTGACGATTTTACCCGTGACTGCCTGCAAAACGGCTGGACGTTCTACCTAAGCTATCTCCAAGAAAAACCCGTTGGCACCTGCGCCCTGTTTTCTTCCAAAGGCATAGGCGGCATATTCGACGTAGGCACCCTAATAACGTGTCGAAACCGCGGCATAGGAACCGCCCTAACCATACAAGCCCTAAAAGACTCCATAGCCAAAGGAAATAAAATCCACACTCTTCAAACCGAAAAAAACAGCAACGCCCAAAAACTCTACGAAAAACTCGGATTCACAACCGACCACACCGTCCAATACTACACCAAAGACCCCCCACCAAAACAAGCCACCAAATAA